caaatctcaaatcgtactgtagattttatatatgtaccgtaactataaccatggtgacatccaatgttcacgctcatggattcagtgtccaggactacctggcgcttaataacgattccgtcttccagcttccaagcaaacatgattaccgtgatattgaaatccaacacttttagctgtcttaagcagtccagtggggtggtggtgtactgcaatcataaagaacttggttgtctgtatctcataaccggagtcatcttcagtattctaggaactataatgtctttgtttattcgatttgagtgaacacataagatcatcgaatttaacggtatgctcctgaaagtaacggtacaagctgtaaacaaaggactccttaacttaaactgaggagtcaagtaggtacaaaccgtacaaggattaattatgtccatctgtgcatctaagttgagactatcggttatatattttagacgctaacttcccggctaaacatcccttttctttgaaacacacttcccttctcgccgttagcatgatctcaaagtaccagaagccatgtgatctatatagtataacgggacattagaccgaacctgcgatagataaatatatcttggatgattgtatattagcggctaaatgtcaatcaaacatgcgaattttaggttttccatgaaatctatttggaagaagaggcttgatagtactaccgtaagtacataatatacagtcccagcagtagcggttaaactatagaagagtcgagtattatccatgcataccaggcgtaaaaagcgttcatccagttactaaacaggtgccaggccaacaagaatccgatccgtgtattccgtacagactaacattaagaaggcgactaccaaagtgaatgtcatgatattcgtacagcttgtatacaaatgttggtttttcaaatatacgctggataccactatacttaatgcacttaacatgatggtcatgaaaagcacaagagaacttggatccggtaaacaaagaccttcaagatctaaaccagtagtccaactcgtagtatatactccccagaaaaagctgataaataatcctgtctcagagatgataactccaagtacgatgctactgattagactagcatctgagtagtagttttctctcgctgttaagatgagtgagaacaagaatccatatattacgcctagaacataaccgatgtggaataatcttaatgtagtaggatattgaaatccaacacttttagctgtcttaagcagtccagtggggtggtggtgtactgcaatcataaagaacttggttgtctgtatctcataaccggagtcatcttcagtattctaggaactataatgtctttgtttattcgatttgagtgaacacataagatcatcgaatttaacggtatgctcctgaaagtaacggtacaagctgtaaacaaaggactccttaacttaaactgaggagtcaagtaggtacaaaccgtacaggattaattatgtccatctgtgcatctaagttgagactatcggttatatattttagacgctaacttcccggctaaactttgacttattaaaccaacctgggatcataaaagtactat
The window above is part of the Besnoitia besnoiti strain Bb-Ger1 chromosome Unknown contig00084, whole genome shotgun sequence genome. Proteins encoded here:
- a CDS encoding uncharacterized protein (encoded by transcript BESB_081130), with product MIAVHHHPTGLLKTAKSVGFQYPTTLRLFHIGYVLGVIYGFLFSLILTARENYYSDASLISSIVLGVIISETGLFISFFWGVYTTSWTTGLDLEGLCLPDPSSLVLFMTIMLSALSIVVSSVYLKNQHLYTSCTNIMTFTLVVAFLMLVCTEYTDRILVGLAPV